One Skermanella pratensis genomic window, CTCCGGTCCGGAACCGCTTGGACAGTTGAATAATCAACTGTTTTTCGGGAAAACTGCGCACATCTTCCAGAACATCCTCGTGCGCCCCCGACATGATGCATACCGTTACGAGCCTCGGCGATTCCGGGCTGCTGCTGCCCGCTTCCGTCTGCGTGTTCGCCTACCTGCTGTGGCGCGGCGCCCATTCGGTGGCGCTGCTCTGGGCGGCGACGCTTGCGATCGGGCTGGGCACCACGCTGGTCGCCAAGCTGGGCTTCATCGCCTGCGGAAGCTCCATCGGCCTGGCGGCCCTGGAGAGCCCGAGCGGGCACACCAGCTTCGCGGCGATCTTCTTCGGGTGCTGCGCCCTGATCGCCGGGTTCGGCCGACCAGCCTGGCAGCGCCTCGTCATCCTGGCGACCGCCGGGACGGTGATCCTGCTGGTGGCGATCAGCCGCGTCGCCCTGAGGGCCCATACGGCGGAGGAGGTGGTCGGCGGCCTGGCGATCGGCTGCGCCTGCGTCGGCCTGTTCGCCTGGGCCCACGCCCGGATCGATCCGCCCGCGGTGAGGCTGCGCCCGTTCGCCGTGGTCTTCGCGGTGCTGGTGGTCCTGCTGAACGGCCACAGCCTGAGCGCCGAGCCGCTGATCCGCGACATCGCGCACAAGCTGCGCATCACCATGGATGTCTGCGGTTAGGGATCAGGGGGCCGGCTGGCGGGGCGGCGGATAGCCGATCGCGACCACCTCGATCTGCTCCGGTCCGGCGGGGGTGCGCAGGTCGACCACGTCGCCGACGCGCGCCTTGAGCAGCGCCTTGGCGACCGGGGAGATCCAGCTGATGCGCCCCCGGTCCAGGTCCGTCTCGTCGATGCCGACGATGGTGACGGTGCGTTCCTCGTCCCGTTCGTTGGCATAGGTGACGGTGGCGCCGAAGAAGACGCGGTCGCGGTTCTTCTGGGCCGAGGGGTCGACCACCTGCGCCGCCTCCATCCGCTTGGTCAGGAAGCGGATGCGCCGGTCGATCTCCCGCAGGCGCTTTTTGCCGTAGATATAGTCGCCATTCTCCGAACGATCGCCGTTGCCGGCGGCCCAGGAGACGACCTCGACCGTCTTGGGGCGCTCGACCCGAATGAGTTGCCTGAACTCGTCCTGGAGTCGCTGGAAGCCCTCGGGCGTTATGTAGTTCTTGACACCCGCCGGCCGGGTTTCCTTCTCGTCCGGCAGATCTTCATCGGCGTCGCTTTCGCGGACGAAGGCCTTGCTCATGGCGTGCGGCTTTTTCCAACTGGTTGCATCGGTCCCGGCGGTGCAGGGTGGCGTCCCACATCATGCTCATGCAAGGGATAATCATGCCGGGTGGAAAAATGCCGGCGGCCCTGACGCGGATCCTGGTCGGACGCGGACTGCGGTCGTTCGCCGACGGCTTCGTGGCGCTTCTGCTGCCGATCCACCTGTCGCGGCTCGGCTACGGCCCGGCGGAAGTCGGGCTGGTCGCGACCGCGACCCTGCTGGGATCGGCGGCGCTGACCCTGGGCCTGGGCTTGGCCGGGCACCGGATGCCGCTGGGCCGCGCGCTGGCCGGGGCGGCAATGCTGATGGCGGCCACGGGGCTCGGCTTCGCGGGGATCGAGGCTTTCTGGCCGCTGCTGCTCGTCGCCTTCGTCGGGACGATCAACCCGTCGAGCGGCGACGTCAGCGTTTTCCTGCCGCTGGAGCACACGCTGATCGCGCATCTGGTGGGCGACACGGAGCGGACGGCGGTGTTCGCGCGCTACAGCCTGGTCGGGTCGGTCGGGTCGGCGCTGGGGGCGCTGTCGATCGGCACGCTGCACTGGTTCGACCGGGCGGCGCCGGGTGCCGCGACCCAGGTGCTGTTCGCGCTGTACGGCGCCCTCGGGCTCGTCACGCTGCTGCTCTACGCCCGGATGCCTGCGGCGGCGCCGGCGGCGGCGACCGCGCCGGGGAGTGGCGGCTCCCTCGGCCCGTCGCGCCGGCGGGTCTGGGGCTTGGCGGCCCTGTTCTCGGTCGATTCCTTCGGCGGCGGCTTCGTCGTGAACTCCCTGCTTGCGCTGTGGCTGTTCGAGCGGTTCGGGCTGTCGGTCGCCACCGCCGGGACGATCTTCTTCGTGACCGGGCTGTGCTCGGCCGTCTCGTATCTGGTGGCGGTCAGGCTGGCGCGTCGGATCGGGCTGGTCAACACCATGGTCTTCACCCACCTGCCGGCCAATGTCCTGCTGATCCTGGCGGCCTTCGCGCCGTCGCTGCCGGTCGCGGTAACCTTCCTGGTGCTGCGCAGCCTGCTGTCCCAGATGGACGTGCCGGCGCGCACCTCCTACGTGATGGCGATCGTGGAGCCCGCCGAGCGGCCGGCCGCGGCCAGCCTGACGGCGGTGCCGCGCAGCCTGGCCTCCGCCCTGTCGCCGGCCCTGGCGGGAGTGATGCTGGGAGCCGGCAGCTTCGGCTGGCCGCTGGTCTGCGCCGGCGCCCTCAAGATCGCCTACGACCTTGCGCTGCTCGCGTGCTTCCACGCGGTCAGGCCCCCGGAGGAGCGGAATCCTCCGGGGGCCTCGGACCGGGCAGGTTCGCGGCCGTGACCGCTGAAGCGGATCAGATCTTGGCCGATTCGCCGCGCGCGCCGATCTCGATGTACTTGCGGGTGATCGGCTCGACCAGGTCGGCGACCTGGCGGGCCATCGTGACTTCCTCATCCAGGGACTGGCGGAGGCCGGTCAGGTTGCTGAAGCCGGCGGCTTCGCCCATCACCAGCAGGGACTTGTAGGAGGCGATCTCGTAGTTTTCGAACGCGGTGTTCGCCAGCATGTTCTTGATGATCTCGTCCGACGCGACGGAATGCGCGATCGCGGCGGCGTTGCCCATGAAGCCCTGGACGGCTTCCTTGAGGGCGGACGGGCTGTCGCCGAGTTGGCTCATCACCTCTTCGAGGCGGACGCGCTGCTGCTCGGTTTCCTGGATGTGGCGGCGCAGGATCTGCTCGAGTTCCGGATAGTTCTCCAGCCGCTCCACCTGCCGGTTCATGATCTGAAGCGCCTGCTGCTCGAGGGCATGGGCGTTGTGCAGGCCGGTCGTGAAGATATCGCGCGCGGCATCCGTAGTCGAAGCCATGGTAGGAACCCTCCGTTGGTGTATCTGGGGGCATCAACCGGTCGGGGTCTTGGGTGGTTCCCGATGAATCCGGGTGATTTTCAGCCGCTCCCGCCTGTCGGGGACTCTTGGAGCCCGCCCCCTTTCCATAACGGCCCGCAGCGATACATCACTTTATTACCCAAG contains:
- a CDS encoding phosphatase PAP2 family protein; this encodes MMHTVTSLGDSGLLLPASVCVFAYLLWRGAHSVALLWAATLAIGLGTTLVAKLGFIACGSSIGLAALESPSGHTSFAAIFFGCCALIAGFGRPAWQRLVILATAGTVILLVAISRVALRAHTAEEVVGGLAIGCACVGLFAWAHARIDPPAVRLRPFAVVFAVLVVLLNGHSLSAEPLIRDIAHKLRITMDVCG
- the greB gene encoding transcription elongation factor GreB, which encodes MSKAFVRESDADEDLPDEKETRPAGVKNYITPEGFQRLQDEFRQLIRVERPKTVEVVSWAAGNGDRSENGDYIYGKKRLREIDRRIRFLTKRMEAAQVVDPSAQKNRDRVFFGATVTYANERDEERTVTIVGIDETDLDRGRISWISPVAKALLKARVGDVVDLRTPAGPEQIEVVAIGYPPPRQPAP
- a CDS encoding MFS transporter; translation: MPGGKMPAALTRILVGRGLRSFADGFVALLLPIHLSRLGYGPAEVGLVATATLLGSAALTLGLGLAGHRMPLGRALAGAAMLMAATGLGFAGIEAFWPLLLVAFVGTINPSSGDVSVFLPLEHTLIAHLVGDTERTAVFARYSLVGSVGSALGALSIGTLHWFDRAAPGAATQVLFALYGALGLVTLLLYARMPAAAPAAATAPGSGGSLGPSRRRVWGLAALFSVDSFGGGFVVNSLLALWLFERFGLSVATAGTIFFVTGLCSAVSYLVAVRLARRIGLVNTMVFTHLPANVLLILAAFAPSLPVAVTFLVLRSLLSQMDVPARTSYVMAIVEPAERPAAASLTAVPRSLASALSPALAGVMLGAGSFGWPLVCAGALKIAYDLALLACFHAVRPPEERNPPGASDRAGSRP
- a CDS encoding ferritin-like domain-containing protein, yielding MASTTDAARDIFTTGLHNAHALEQQALQIMNRQVERLENYPELEQILRRHIQETEQQRVRLEEVMSQLGDSPSALKEAVQGFMGNAAAIAHSVASDEIIKNMLANTAFENYEIASYKSLLVMGEAAGFSNLTGLRQSLDEEVTMARQVADLVEPITRKYIEIGARGESAKI